The Rubricoccus marinus nucleotide sequence GTGGCTCTCGCACAGCGTCGCCAGCATGACCGCAGGCGTGCTGCACCCGTTCTACGACACCGCGTTCGCGGACGGTCGGGTGGTCTGGATCACGCGCGAGTCTGGCGTCAACATCGCCAACGGGTGCAACGGGCTCTCTGCGCTGAGCCTGTTTATCGGCTTCGTGACTGCGTACCCCGGCTCGTGGGCACGCCGCGCGCTGTTCATCCCGCTCGGCGTCCTCGCGCTGATCGTGACCAATGTGCTGCGCTGCGCGATCCTGCTAATGGTCTCGCATCACATCCCGTCCATGTTCGACTCGGTCCACGGCTTCCATGCGCTGTTCGTGTTCTACGTTGTGATCTTCCTCTTGTGGGTGGTGTGGGCGCACTGGGGCGAGCCCAAGGCCGATGGTGGGGACGGCGGGGCCTCTGGCGAGCCGCCCACGCCCTCGGGCTCGCCCGCTCTGGCAACGGCATGACGCCACGCCAGAGGCTGAACGTGTTCCGTCGTACCGTTGAGCGGCACCCGCGCCTGTGGGGGCTGCTGTTCGCGGGGCTACTGTTCGTGAGCTACCTCGTGGCCATCCGCCCCGCGCGCGAGGTGTTCGCGCAGCACGTGGCCTATCCCGTGTTCGCGGCCATCGACACGCCGCGCAGCCGGGCGTTCGACGTGGTGCAGCCAGAGCGCCGCGCCGAGGCGGTTTTCGTGCTACCACGCGGCGAGGAGTTGGACCCCAACATTGAGGGCATCGTGTGGGCGGCCCCGGCCGGGATCATCTTTCTGCTTCCGGCCATGTTCCTGATCGTGGCCTTCCCGACGCGCCCATACTGGCTCTACCTCCTGGCCTACCACGCCGTGCTCGGGCTGGGGACGGTCGCGCTGTTCGCGCTCGCCATCGGCTGGTTCGCGTCGTTTTTCGACGTGCACGAGTTCGCGCGGACCTACGTCAGCGAGGGCGTGAGCCTGACTGTCCCGCTGCTGCTGTTCCTCGCGGGCAAGGCGCAGGAGATTCGCGCGGAGGACGGGCAGGCAGTGGGGAGCGGCCAGTAGCCAGTGGCGAGTGTCCTCTGGCGCCAGAGGATGTCAGCGAGTAACAGTGACGAACAGGCACGCCCCAGTTCGGAACCGGCCGGCAGCGGTCCGTCCGGATACTCTTACGCATAACGCAGTACGCATCACCCCCGGAGGCCAGAGGCCCACGCAACCGCGATCTTCCCGTACCCCGTACCCCGTACCCCGTACCCCGTACCCCATGACCATCCTCTCTGTTGTCGGTGCCCGGCCCAACTTCATGAAGGTGGGGCCCGTTCACGAGGCGCTCGTCGCCAGAGGCGCGCGGTCCGTGGTGGTCCACACCGGGCAGCACTACGACGAGCGGATGAGCGGCGTCTTTTTCCGCGACCTCGGCCTGCCTGAGCCGGAGCATTATCTCGGCGTCGGCGGCGGCAGCCACGCCGAGCAGACGGCGCGCGTGATGCTGGCGTTCGAGTCCGTGTTGCAGGAGGTGGCGCCCCAGGCCGTCGTCGTCGTGGGCGACGTGAACTCCACGCTGGCGACGGCGCTCGTGGCGGCCAAGCGGCACGTGCCTCTGGCGCACGTGGAAGCCGGGCTCCGCTCGGGTGACAGGGAGATGCCCGAGGAGCAGAACCGCATCTGCGTGGACCACCTCGCCGACCGGCTCTACGTGACGGAGCAGAGCGGGCTGGACAACCTCGCGCGTGAGGGCATCGACGAGGCGCGCGTGGCCTTTGTGGGCAACGTGATGATCGACACGCTGCTCAAGCACCGGCCCGCGGCTCGCCAGAGGCCTCTGGCGGTCGACGTGGGCGAAGCGCCCTACGCGCTCGTGACGATGCACCGGCCGCGCAACGTGGACCGCGCCGAGCCCCTGGCGGAGGTGGTGCGGATCGTGGAGGCGTTGGCCGAGCGGCTTCGCGTCGTCCTCCCGCTGCACCCGCGCACGCGCCAGAGGCTGGAGGCGAACGGGCTGCTGGCACGGCTGAAGGCCGCCTCTGGCGTGCACCTCATCGCGCCGCAGGGCTACCTGGACTTCCTCGCGCTCATGGACCGTGCGGCGGTGGTCGTCACGGACTCCGGCGGGATTCAGGAGGAGACGACGGCGCTAGGCGTGCCGTGCCTCACGCTGCGGCCGAGCACGGAGCGGCCGAGCACCGTCGAGATCGGGACGAACACGCTGCTGCCTCTGGCGGAAGCGGAGGTCGCCAGAGGCGTCGACGCGATCCTCGCGGGGGAGGGCAAGGTGGGCGAGGTTCCGCCGCTGTGGGACGGACACGCGGGGGCTCGCATCGCGGACGACCTGATGATGTGGTGCAAAGGCTGAGACCTCTGGCGCCAGAGGTCCGGCGTGTGTACGCGGCGCGGTGTAGCGCGACGCCAGAGGGGCGTTGTTAGGGGGGACGTGCG carries:
- a CDS encoding archaeosortase/exosortase family protein; this translates as MDAARQILATHRSLSIFLAKMVACYAVWFVVYDLWLLPDGRLDTWLSHSVASMTAGVLHPFYDTAFADGRVVWITRESGVNIANGCNGLSALSLFIGFVTAYPGSWARRALFIPLGVLALIVTNVLRCAILLMVSHHIPSMFDSVHGFHALFVFYVVIFLLWVVWAHWGEPKADGGDGGASGEPPTPSGSPALATA
- the wecB gene encoding non-hydrolyzing UDP-N-acetylglucosamine 2-epimerase gives rise to the protein MTILSVVGARPNFMKVGPVHEALVARGARSVVVHTGQHYDERMSGVFFRDLGLPEPEHYLGVGGGSHAEQTARVMLAFESVLQEVAPQAVVVVGDVNSTLATALVAAKRHVPLAHVEAGLRSGDREMPEEQNRICVDHLADRLYVTEQSGLDNLAREGIDEARVAFVGNVMIDTLLKHRPAARQRPLAVDVGEAPYALVTMHRPRNVDRAEPLAEVVRIVEALAERLRVVLPLHPRTRQRLEANGLLARLKAASGVHLIAPQGYLDFLALMDRAAVVVTDSGGIQEETTALGVPCLTLRPSTERPSTVEIGTNTLLPLAEAEVARGVDAILAGEGKVGEVPPLWDGHAGARIADDLMMWCKG